In Deltaproteobacteria bacterium HGW-Deltaproteobacteria-6, a genomic segment contains:
- a CDS encoding sugar transferase — protein sequence MIKTASQNRLILLAGDIVLIAASVYLGPILRFGILLDPAAIIDISDIITIVLYILILYIFDFYNLEKRTGKSSFTLRFALAVITINMINVSLFYILHIRPYGSGILAISGSFAFLFLLTWRFAFMYFLDTRKPLKVLILGAGKSGKSLCHVLQSRSDFKMAGFVDDDPEKRDLQIGDYAVLGNTCDLKELVIRHKIDLVIVAATKKRSIEFFQKLVEVKFSGVNVYEMPTFYEEYFEVIPVLHTTNMWLGFADISGVERNIYNTKLKKLFDKAMAIILLVIAFPVMLLTVLLVKLESDGPVFYYQNRVGWDEKIFKVIKFRSMKINAEANGAVWAQENDPRVTRVGKIIRLLRIDELPQLWNVLKGDMSFVGPRPERPEFVESLKKEIPFYSLRHSIRPGITGWAQVNYPYGATVKDALAKLEYDLYYIKNVILPLDLIIIARTVRTVLFGKGAR from the coding sequence ATGATAAAAACTGCTTCACAAAATCGACTTATTTTGCTGGCAGGCGATATCGTCCTGATCGCGGCCTCAGTTTATCTGGGGCCCATCCTGCGTTTTGGAATACTGCTTGACCCAGCGGCAATCATCGATATTTCCGATATTATTACCATTGTATTGTATATTCTCATTCTTTATATATTTGACTTTTATAACCTGGAAAAGAGAACGGGCAAAAGCAGTTTCACCTTACGGTTTGCTTTAGCTGTCATCACGATTAATATGATCAATGTTTCTCTTTTTTACATTCTTCATATCCGGCCATACGGCAGTGGTATTCTTGCGATCAGCGGTTCCTTCGCTTTTCTTTTCCTGCTCACTTGGCGCTTTGCTTTTATGTATTTTCTGGATACGAGAAAACCCCTGAAGGTATTAATTCTGGGCGCCGGCAAATCCGGAAAATCGCTATGTCATGTGCTGCAATCGCGGTCTGATTTTAAGATGGCAGGTTTTGTGGATGATGATCCTGAGAAGCGTGATTTGCAAATAGGGGATTACGCCGTCCTCGGCAATACGTGTGATTTGAAAGAGCTAGTCATAAGACATAAAATTGATTTAGTCATAGTTGCCGCGACGAAGAAAAGATCAATTGAATTTTTTCAAAAACTGGTCGAAGTGAAATTCAGCGGCGTAAATGTATATGAAATGCCCACTTTTTATGAGGAATATTTTGAAGTTATTCCTGTCCTGCATACGACTAATATGTGGCTGGGGTTTGCCGATATTTCCGGCGTCGAACGAAATATCTATAATACGAAACTAAAAAAATTATTTGATAAAGCGATGGCGATTATCCTCCTGGTTATCGCCTTCCCTGTTATGCTCTTGACGGTACTGTTAGTGAAATTGGAATCCGATGGACCTGTCTTTTATTACCAGAACCGCGTCGGTTGGGATGAAAAAATATTCAAGGTAATCAAATTTCGCTCCATGAAGATTAATGCGGAAGCAAACGGCGCCGTGTGGGCACAGGAAAATGACCCTCGTGTCACTCGGGTAGGGAAGATTATTCGGTTGTTGCGCATTGATGAACTTCCTCAGCTTTGGAATGTGTTAAAAGGCGACATGAGTTTCGTCGGCCCCCGGCCCGAAAGACCGGAGTTTGTGGAAAGCCTGAAGAAAGAAATTCCTTTTTACAGTTTACGCCATTCCATCAGGCCGGGCATTACCGGATGGGCTCAGGTCAATTATCCTTACGGCGCTACGGTCAAAGACGCGCTGGCCAAGCTGGAATATGATCTCTATTATATCAAGAACGTCATATTGCCCCTGGATTTGATTATCATTGCAAGGACAGTAAGAACCGTGTTATTCGGCAAAGGTGCAAGATGA
- a CDS encoding GDP-mannose 4,6-dehydratase, producing the protein MKKALITGITGQDGTYLSRFLLDKGYQIYGLVTDFDRSHLENLKTLGIEDQVNLLPGNLLNLPKVSELLDWLDPDEIYHLAAQSSVSRSFQDPLDTVTFNIQSTQHLLEAMRTLKLSARFYQASSSEMFGRVKTLPVVEDCVLYPVSPYAISKAASHWLAINYREAYGLFCCCGILFNHESFLRPSNFVTKKIVSTAVRIAQGAREKLSLGNVDVKRDWGYAPEYVKSMWLMLQQDRPDEYVIATNEVHSLREFAAASFGYFGLNWEEHTIIDQELFRPSDIAAIYGNPAKAKTKLGWMYDLTFDELVRRLVEEELEHQNTNGEALVMKL; encoded by the coding sequence ATGAAAAAGGCACTCATCACGGGTATTACAGGGCAAGATGGAACTTATCTATCCAGGTTCCTGCTTGACAAAGGATATCAGATCTACGGTCTGGTAACGGACTTTGATCGATCTCATCTGGAGAATCTGAAGACGCTCGGAATCGAAGACCAGGTTAATCTCCTGCCGGGTAATCTGTTGAATTTGCCCAAAGTAAGTGAATTGCTTGACTGGCTTGACCCCGATGAGATCTATCATCTGGCGGCACAGAGTTCCGTTTCCCGCTCTTTTCAAGATCCGCTGGACACCGTTACATTCAATATCCAGAGTACCCAACATCTGCTGGAAGCGATGAGGACTTTAAAACTGTCCGCACGATTCTACCAGGCATCTTCCAGTGAGATGTTCGGACGTGTTAAAACCCTGCCGGTCGTTGAAGACTGCGTGTTGTATCCTGTCAGCCCATACGCAATCTCCAAGGCGGCAAGTCATTGGCTGGCCATAAATTACCGCGAGGCCTATGGTTTGTTTTGCTGCTGCGGTATTCTGTTCAATCACGAGTCTTTTCTCAGACCATCGAATTTTGTAACAAAGAAAATTGTTTCAACGGCGGTGCGGATTGCACAAGGGGCCAGGGAGAAACTATCCCTGGGCAATGTTGATGTCAAGCGGGACTGGGGTTATGCGCCGGAATATGTCAAGTCCATGTGGCTGATGCTGCAACAGGATAGACCCGACGAATACGTTATCGCAACCAACGAGGTCCATAGTCTCAGAGAATTTGCTGCGGCGTCATTCGGATATTTCGGCTTGAACTGGGAGGAGCACACGATAATCGATCAAGAACTTTTCCGCCCATCCGATATCGCTGCGATTTATGGAAATCCAGCCAAGGCCAAGACAAAACTTGGCTGGATGTATGATCTGACTTTTGATGAACTGGTTCGCCGCCTTGTTGAGGAAGAATTGGAACATCAAAATACCAATGGTGAAGCGCTCGTCATGAAGCTCTGA